In Actinotignum schaalii, the sequence TGATTGCCTCGGGCAGCGGTAAAAGTTATGAGACTGGCCGCGACCTCATTGAAGCGGCCTTGGCGTGAGAAGGTGGAGCGGGCGACGGGAATCGAACCCGCCTCTGCAGCTTGGGAAGCTGCCATTCTACCGATGAACTACGCCCGCGAGAGCGGTGAAACCTCACGCAAGCGGCCGAACCGCAGTGCGAAAGAATCACTAGGTAATTATCCTAGCGTGCCATCCCTGCCAGCGCAAAGCGCGCCCGCGGCTTAGCGCGCGCAGTCCGTGTGGTGCAGTGCTTGCGGCATGTGTTGTTCAGGTTCCGCGGCACGTGCGGTCCAGCACTCGCTGCGCGGAAGCGCGCCCAAATCGCTTCAATTACTCCACATACCGCCGCGCGGGTGGCGCCCACCCGCGCGGGCGTGTCAGAATCTAGGCGTGTTACTTTCCGATGTTGATATTTTGCGTTCCGTGAGCGAGGGCCGCATCGCCCTGCACCCCTGGGATCCGGCGATGGTGCAGCCCTCCTCCATCGATATTCACCTCGACCGTTTTTTCCGTCTCTTCGATAACCACAAATACCCGGTCATCGACCCGGCTGCGGATCAATCCGACCTCACCCGCCTGGTAGAAGTCCCGGCCGACGGCGAATTCGTTTTACACCCGGGAGAGTTCGTGCTCGGCTCCACTTTTGAGCAGGTCACCTTGGGGAACGACGTCGCAGCTCGCCTGGAAGGAAAATCCTCCCTCGGACGCCTGGGACTCCTCACCCATTCCACCGCCGGGTTCATCGACCCGGGCTTCTCCGGGCATGTCACCCTTGAGCTCTCCAATACGGCAACGATGCCGATTAAGCTCTATCCGGGCATGAAAGTGGGCCAGTTCTGCTTCTTCCAGCTCTCCTCTGCGGCCAATAACCCCTACGGAGCCGGCGCAAGCGGTTCGCGCTACCAGGGCCAGCGCGGCCCCACGGCCTCGCGCTCCCACCTTAACTTCCACCGTATCGACGTGACCCACTATCCGGAAGCTGATAACTAAACTCCAGCCCTAGTACAACGCACCTGGCGCACCGCCCGGAGCGCCCCGCACCCAGAAACCGTGCTCGAAGCGCGTCAGCCTTAGCAAGCCTCGCGCTCCCAAGGCAAGCGCCGGCCGCGCGGTCTCATCGAGAGCGGAAACACGGGACACTCCCGCATATTTTCGCTACTGTAATGATGTTCCATGCGTTAACAACGAGCTCCACCGCCTAAGAAACCGGCGCCCGCACCTACCAGCTGCATCGCGCCAGGTCAGCCGCGGAGGGGCTCCGTGGCGTATGTTCAGCACGCGGCGCACGTAGAGCACGTAGCGCACCCCGCGTGCATGGCAAAGGTTGAAGGGACGGAGGCTGCCGTGGCATATGTGCTCCTACTATTTGTGGTGGGGGCGCTGTGTGCACCGCTCGTGATGCAGCGCGGGCGTTTCGGTTTCGCGATCCTCGCCCTCCTCCCGGCCGGCACCTTCCTGTGGCTCCTCAGCCTCATTCCCCGTATCCTCCGCGGTGATATTTACCAGCAGTCCCTCACCTGGGTTCCTCAGCTGGGCATGGATCTCGATATCCGCATCGACGCCCTCGGCCTGCTCCTCGCCCTCATCGCCACCGGCGTGGGCGCGGCCGTGCTCTTCTACTCGGCGCGGTATTTCAAACGCGATGCCTCCTACCTGGGCCGCTTCGGCGCGATCTTCGTGGCTTTCGCCGGCGCCATGCTCGGCCTGGTCACCACGGATAACACCATCGCCCTCTATATTTACTGGGAACTCACCACCGTCTTTTCCTTCCTCCTCATCGGCCACTATTCCGACCGCCAATCCTCGCGGCGCGCGGCCTTCCAGGCCATTATCGTGACCACGGCCGGCGGGCTGGCCATGCTGGGCGGAATCACCATGCTGGGCGTCATGCCCGGAGGATCCTTCTCATTGCACGAGCTCGTGGTGGCCTCCCACGAAGCAACAATTTCCCCGGGGAATTCCGCGCTGCTCACGAGCGCCGTCGTACTTGTACTTGTTGGAGCCTTCTCCAAATCAGCCCTGGTGCCTTTCCATTTCTGGCTGCCGGCCGCCATGGCCGCGCCCACGCCGGTTTCCGCCTACCTGCACGCCGCGGCGATGGTCAAAGCGGGGGTGTACCTGGTGGCACGCCTCGCCCCCGGTTTTGCGCATAACTCCGCCTGGCACTGGATGGTCATTATCCTCGCCTCGTACACGGTGCTGCTGGGCGGCTACCGGGCTCTCAAACAAACCGATATCAAATTGGTGACCGCTTTCGGCACGGTCTCCCAGCTCGGGCTCATTATTCTTTTCGTCGGCTACGGGGATTCGGCAATGCTGCTGGCCGGGCTCATGCTGCTGCTGGCCCACTCCCTCTTCAAATCCGCGCTCTTCCTTTCCGTGGGCATCGTGGACGTGTGCACCGGCACCCGTGACCTGCGCGAACTATCCAATGTGGGCCGCAATATGCCCGCGGTCGCCACCTTCGCCGGGATGGCGGATGCTTCCATGATGGGCTTCCCGCCCTTCGCGGCGTTCGTGGCCAAAGAAGGTGCGCTCGGTGCGCTGTGGGGCGGGAGCGCCACCGATATTGCGGTGCTCGTGCTCATCGCGGTGGGCTCCGCGCTCACGGTGGCCTACGGCCTGCGTTTCTGGTGGGGTGCCTTCATGCGCAAACCGTGCGTGGAAGATACCGAGGTGCGTGACGTTTCCGCGGTGATGATTTGGCCCGTGGGGATTTTGGCGACGGCGGGCCTGGTGGCCGGGCTCGCAACCACGCCCATCAGCACCTTCCTGGAGCAGTACCTGGCCCAATACCCGGTCCTGGCCCCCTACCAGGGCCACCTGCACCTGTGGTCCGGCTTCAACGGGCCCTTCCTGGTGACCCTCGCCATCCTCGTGGCCGGCTGCCTCCTCTTCTGGCAGCGCCACCGCATTTCTGCCTTCACCCAGCGCCACGCCATCCGCACCAGCGCCGAGGAAGCCTACCAGCGCATCGTTTCGGGCACCGAACGTTTCTCCATGACGGTTACCGCCCGCACCCAATCCGGTTCGCTTCCCACCTACCTCCTCACCATTTTCTGGTTCCTGCTCATCACCGTGGGAATCGCGCTGCTGACCAACCCGGTCGGCACCCTGGTGGTGCCGCGACTCTTCGATAGCTGGGCGCAGGCCGCGGTGGCGGTTGTGGGGTGCCTGGGCGTGCTGCTCGCCGCGGCTTCCCGCCACCGCCTCAAAGCCGTGATCCTCATGGGAATCGGCGGCTACGCCGTGGCCCTCACCTACGAGATCTACGGGGCGCCGGACTTGGCTCTCACCCAGGTGCTTTCCGAAACTCTCACGCTCGTGGTCTTTGTGCTGGTGCTGCGCCGCCTGCCCTCCTACTTCTCCTCCCGCCGCACCAAAGGCACCCAGCGCTTCCGCATCGTTTTCGCGGCCATCATGGGGCTGCTTTTCGCGGGGCTCGCCTACCTGGCGGCCGGGGTGCGCACCCACGCCCCGATTTCGGAGCTCTTCGCCGACGAAGGCTTCCGCTTCGGGTACGGGCGCAATATCGTCAACGTCACCCTCGTGGATATCCGGGCGTGGGACACCATGGGCGAGACCTCGGTGCTGGTGGTCTGCGCCGTCGGCATCGCCTCCCTCCTCTTCGTACGCGACCGCTTCGGCGGCACGGACCGGCTGCGCAATATCCTCGGCGCTAAAAGCGAACGGGCGCAACGCTGGCGGCGCCTGGGCGAGGACCCGGCGGAATACGTGCGCAACTCGGTGCGCGCGGAAGAAGAAGCGCGGCGTTCGGGGCGCAACCGGGTCTGGCTCGCCTCCGCGAACCGCCCGGGCGTGGCCTCCCGCCCGATGATGCTGCAAATCGGCACCCGCCTGGTCTTCCACACCATCCTCATTATTTCGCTCTTCTTCCTCTTCGCCGGGCACAATATGCCGGGCGGCGGCTTCGCCGGCGGGCTGCTCGCCGGCATCGCGCTGACCTTGCGCTACCTGGCCGGCGGGCGTTTCGAACTGGGCGCCACCCTCCCCATCCTCCCCGCCCACCTGCTGGGAACCGGGCTGGGTCTGGCCACTCTTTCCTCGCTCGCCCCGATCCTATTGGGTGGTAGCCCGCTGCAAACCGCGAAAATCGATATGGTACTTCCCATTTTTGGGGACGTTCATTTTACGACGGCGCTCATCTTTGACACCGGCGTCTATATCGCGGTTGTTGGTCTGGTAGCCGAAATTCTGCGGTCCCTCGGCGCGGAAATTGACCGGCACGGGGAAATGGAAGAAGGCGTGTGGGACGCCGATATTCGCATCGAACCTTCCCACGACGCCCGCCAGAACCTGCGCGAAGAAATGGAATCCCAGGCCGGCCTCAGCGAGCGCACCTCCCCGCAACAGGAAGCCGAACGCCTGGCTATGGCCGCCGAACAGCGCGATGCCGCAACGGAAGGAGAGCAGCAATGAGCGTATCTCTCGCCCTCATCCTCATGTGCGGGGTTTTCGTTGCGGTAGGCGTCTACCTGATTTTGGAGCGCTCCCTCTCGCGGGTCATCCTCGGGTTGGGTTGCCTTTCCAACGGCGTCAATATTCTTTTCCTCATCGCGGGCGGCCGCACCGGCAACCCGCCCTTCATCGGCAACGGCTCGCCGGACCTGTGGGCGGACCCGCTGGTCATGGCCATGATGCTCACCGCCATCGTGATTACCTTGGCTACTACCGGCTTCCTGCTGGCCATGGCCTACCGCACCTGGCAGCTGCGCGACGATGACGAAGTGCGCGACGACGTGGAGGATCGCGCCGTCGCCGTACGCCAGCAATTGGAAGAAAGCAGCCAGCGATCCGAAGTGGGAACAGACTTGCAGGAAACCTCCGCGGAATTCCGCGACGAAACCGATACCCCGGCCCCGCGTTTCGGGCGTCTGGGCCGCTGGAACCGCCGGCACCCCAAGCGCCGCCGGCACCGCTACGTGGCCAACCCGAACGCCACCCACGGTGTGGACGGCTCGCTGGGGAACGGTAAAAATGCGGGAGGTGCGCGGCGATGATTTCCTGGCTGCTGGCCGTTCCCATTGTGCTGCCTCTGCTGGCCGCCGGGGTGCTCCTGGCGATTCCGCGCCGGCGCCGCGTGCAGGCCTGGACCGCGGTGGGGATGCTCTCCATCGTCCTCGTGGTGGCGGTCATTCTGCTTTTCGTTTCCGCGCGCGGCCCCATCACTCTGGACGTGGGCAATTGGGCGGCGCCCGTGGGCATTTCCCTGGTGGCCGACCGGCTTTCCACCATCATGCTCACCACCTCGGTTACGGTGACCCTCATCGTGCTGGTGTATTCGGTGTTCCAGGGCGTGGCAGACGGCGAACGCGGCGCCCCCACCTCGGTGTACTACCCGGCTTTCATGATTCTCTCCGCCGGGGTATCCGATGCGTTCCTCACCGGCGATTTGTTCAATATGTACGTCGGCTTTGAGATCCTGCTGGCCGCCTCCTTTGTGCTCCTCACCATGGGCGGCACGGCCGAACGCATGCGCTCCGGCTCGGTTTACGTGATCGTCTCCATGGTCTCCTCCCTCATCTTCCTTACCGCGCTCGGGCTCACCTACGCCGCGGTGGGCAGCGTGAACCTGGCCGACCTGGCCGTCAAACTCCCGCAGGTGGATCCGGGAATGCGCATGGTCCTCCAGATCCTCTTCCTCGTGGCCTTCGGCCTGAAGGCGGCGATTTTCCCGCTGGCCGCCTGGCTGCCCGACTCCTATCCCACCGCATCCGGCCCGGTCACGGCGGTATTCGCCGGCCTGCTCACCAAGGTGGGCGTGTACGCGATTATCCGCACCCAGGTGCTGCTCTTCCCGGGTGGGCGCCTGGACGATATCCTCGGCGGCTTCGCGGTGGCCACCATGCTTATCGGTATCCTCGGCGCGATCGCGCAGGAAAATATTAAGCGCCTGCTGTCCTTCACCCTGGTCAGCCATATCGGCTACCTCATCTGGGGTATCGCCATTTCCACCGAAGCGGGGCTGTCCTCCACGATTTTCTACGCCGTGCACCATATTGTGGTGCAAACCGCGCTTTTCTTGGTGGTGGGCCTCATCGGTTGGGTGGCAGGAACGACGTCGCTCGTGCGGCTCGGCTCCATTATGCGCGCGGCCCCCGTGGTTGCGATTCTCTATTTCCTTCCCGCGCTCTCCCTGGGCGGTATCCCGCCGCTATCCGGATTCCTCGGCAAAGTGGGGCTACTGGAAGCGAGTGCCGCGCGCGGAACGCCGATTGACTGGGTGCTCA encodes:
- the dcd gene encoding dCTP deaminase — encoded protein: MLLSDVDILRSVSEGRIALHPWDPAMVQPSSIDIHLDRFFRLFDNHKYPVIDPAADQSDLTRLVEVPADGEFVLHPGEFVLGSTFEQVTLGNDVAARLEGKSSLGRLGLLTHSTAGFIDPGFSGHVTLELSNTATMPIKLYPGMKVGQFCFFQLSSAANNPYGAGASGSRYQGQRGPTASRSHLNFHRIDVTHYPEADN
- a CDS encoding Na+/H+ antiporter subunit A, whose protein sequence is MAYVLLLFVVGALCAPLVMQRGRFGFAILALLPAGTFLWLLSLIPRILRGDIYQQSLTWVPQLGMDLDIRIDALGLLLALIATGVGAAVLFYSARYFKRDASYLGRFGAIFVAFAGAMLGLVTTDNTIALYIYWELTTVFSFLLIGHYSDRQSSRRAAFQAIIVTTAGGLAMLGGITMLGVMPGGSFSLHELVVASHEATISPGNSALLTSAVVLVLVGAFSKSALVPFHFWLPAAMAAPTPVSAYLHAAAMVKAGVYLVARLAPGFAHNSAWHWMVIILASYTVLLGGYRALKQTDIKLVTAFGTVSQLGLIILFVGYGDSAMLLAGLMLLLAHSLFKSALFLSVGIVDVCTGTRDLRELSNVGRNMPAVATFAGMADASMMGFPPFAAFVAKEGALGALWGGSATDIAVLVLIAVGSALTVAYGLRFWWGAFMRKPCVEDTEVRDVSAVMIWPVGILATAGLVAGLATTPISTFLEQYLAQYPVLAPYQGHLHLWSGFNGPFLVTLAILVAGCLLFWQRHRISAFTQRHAIRTSAEEAYQRIVSGTERFSMTVTARTQSGSLPTYLLTIFWFLLITVGIALLTNPVGTLVVPRLFDSWAQAAVAVVGCLGVLLAAASRHRLKAVILMGIGGYAVALTYEIYGAPDLALTQVLSETLTLVVFVLVLRRLPSYFSSRRTKGTQRFRIVFAAIMGLLFAGLAYLAAGVRTHAPISELFADEGFRFGYGRNIVNVTLVDIRAWDTMGETSVLVVCAVGIASLLFVRDRFGGTDRLRNILGAKSERAQRWRRLGEDPAEYVRNSVRAEEEARRSGRNRVWLASANRPGVASRPMMLQIGTRLVFHTILIISLFFLFAGHNMPGGGFAGGLLAGIALTLRYLAGGRFELGATLPILPAHLLGTGLGLATLSSLAPILLGGSPLQTAKIDMVLPIFGDVHFTTALIFDTGVYIAVVGLVAEILRSLGAEIDRHGEMEEGVWDADIRIEPSHDARQNLREEMESQAGLSERTSPQQEAERLAMAAEQRDAATEGEQQ
- a CDS encoding Na(+)/H(+) antiporter subunit C; the encoded protein is MSVSLALILMCGVFVAVGVYLILERSLSRVILGLGCLSNGVNILFLIAGGRTGNPPFIGNGSPDLWADPLVMAMMLTAIVITLATTGFLLAMAYRTWQLRDDDEVRDDVEDRAVAVRQQLEESSQRSEVGTDLQETSAEFRDETDTPAPRFGRLGRWNRRHPKRRRHRYVANPNATHGVDGSLGNGKNAGGARR
- a CDS encoding Na+/H+ antiporter subunit D, with the translated sequence MISWLLAVPIVLPLLAAGVLLAIPRRRRVQAWTAVGMLSIVLVVAVILLFVSARGPITLDVGNWAAPVGISLVADRLSTIMLTTSVTVTLIVLVYSVFQGVADGERGAPTSVYYPAFMILSAGVSDAFLTGDLFNMYVGFEILLAASFVLLTMGGTAERMRSGSVYVIVSMVSSLIFLTALGLTYAAVGSVNLADLAVKLPQVDPGMRMVLQILFLVAFGLKAAIFPLAAWLPDSYPTASGPVTAVFAGLLTKVGVYAIIRTQVLLFPGGRLDDILGGFAVATMLIGILGAIAQENIKRLLSFTLVSHIGYLIWGIAISTEAGLSSTIFYAVHHIVVQTALFLVVGLIGWVAGTTSLVRLGSIMRAAPVVAILYFLPALSLGGIPPLSGFLGKVGLLEASAARGTPIDWVLIAAGLVTSLLTLYAVIRAWNMAFWQEAPAELPSTTYPSGMVISASGLIAVMLGITFAAAPLRSFTDGAAAELEARTPYISAVLPDWDRGTGISPEVDEETVVPHEDSTPDTGTFTQTPEPKESPRLLRSPSPTPVATLVPTGAPVPSGAPSFPTPAPAAVPAQGPAPVSAPTPVPAVTGGEQ